In the Opitutia bacterium genome, one interval contains:
- a CDS encoding alpha/beta hydrolase fold domain-containing protein has protein sequence MSRSPRFPFRRWLAPALALLIAVASRAEAVRLMAVGDSITAGADFFSCYRFPLWEKLFAAGYVVEFVGTQTSETRVGPLAHEGYGGKNTEFLAATIPEHFRAHPADIVLLHSGHNHTVEEQPVPGIVDATEKLIAAFRAANPRVTVLLAQVIPAGKLPKYSYLPELNAALATLAQRLDRPEQRVILVDQATGFDWATDTVADKVHPNALGAEKMAQRWFDALREVLPKPAREFAPRRVLYKQAGDTALQLHVFSPSDQRTAAPTRGRPAIVFFYGGGWTHGTPVQLYPECAFFADRGLVAISADYRIASAHGATPFDGAADARSALRWVRAHAHELGIDPARIAAAGASAGGQLAAITALASGPDDPADDRSVSPRPDALLLWYPVLDTGPAGFGHALFGDRFAELSPLALVRAAPERLPPTLILMGDTDSATPLATLRAFESAARTARRTCDVVVFPGGKHPLYAYREGGEPIRGRTLAAAVKFLEALGWLPVH, from the coding sequence ATGTCTCGCTCCCCGCGTTTCCCCTTCCGCCGTTGGCTCGCGCCGGCGCTCGCGCTATTGATCGCGGTCGCATCGCGCGCCGAGGCCGTTCGCCTCATGGCCGTGGGCGACTCGATCACCGCCGGCGCCGACTTTTTTTCCTGCTACCGTTTTCCGCTCTGGGAGAAACTGTTCGCGGCAGGCTACGTCGTGGAATTCGTGGGCACGCAAACCAGCGAAACCCGCGTCGGCCCTCTCGCCCACGAAGGCTACGGCGGCAAGAACACGGAATTCCTCGCCGCGACCATTCCCGAGCATTTTCGCGCCCACCCGGCCGACATCGTCCTGCTCCACAGCGGACACAACCACACGGTCGAGGAGCAGCCGGTGCCGGGAATCGTCGACGCGACAGAAAAACTCATCGCCGCATTTCGCGCCGCGAACCCACGCGTCACCGTGCTGCTCGCGCAGGTGATTCCCGCCGGCAAATTGCCGAAATACTCCTACCTCCCCGAGCTGAACGCCGCGCTCGCCACTCTCGCGCAACGTTTGGATCGTCCGGAGCAACGCGTCATCCTCGTCGATCAGGCAACTGGTTTCGATTGGGCGACCGACACCGTCGCCGACAAGGTCCACCCGAACGCACTCGGCGCGGAGAAGATGGCGCAGCGGTGGTTCGACGCGCTGCGCGAGGTGTTGCCAAAACCGGCGCGCGAGTTCGCGCCTCGCCGCGTGCTCTATAAGCAGGCCGGCGATACGGCGCTGCAGCTTCACGTTTTCTCTCCCTCCGACCAACGCACGGCGGCTCCCACCCGCGGCCGGCCCGCGATCGTGTTCTTCTACGGCGGCGGCTGGACGCACGGCACGCCCGTGCAGCTCTATCCGGAATGCGCCTTCTTCGCTGACCGCGGCCTCGTCGCGATCAGCGCCGACTACCGCATCGCTTCCGCGCACGGCGCCACGCCGTTCGACGGCGCAGCCGACGCCCGCTCGGCGCTCCGCTGGGTGCGGGCGCACGCGCACGAACTCGGCATCGACCCCGCGCGCATCGCCGCCGCGGGTGCCTCGGCCGGCGGCCAACTCGCTGCCATCACCGCGCTGGCATCGGGACCCGACGACCCGGCCGACGACCGTAGCGTCTCTCCTCGCCCCGATGCCTTGCTGCTCTGGTATCCAGTGCTCGACACGGGGCCGGCCGGTTTCGGCCACGCGCTTTTCGGCGACCGTTTCGCGGAACTCTCCCCGCTCGCCCTCGTTCGCGCCGCGCCGGAACGTCTGCCTCCCACGCTCATTTTGATGGGTGACACAGACAGCGCGACGCCGCTGGCGACGTTGCGCGCCTTCGAAAGCGCCGCCCGCACGGCGCGCCGCACCTGCGACGTCGTCGTGTTCCCCGGCGGCAAACACCCGCTCTACGCCTACCGCGAAGGCGGAGAGCCCATCCGCGGCCGCACGCTCGCCGCGGCGGTCAAGTTTCTCGAGGCACTCGGCTGGCTTCCCGTTCACTGA